From a region of the Sphingopyxis sp. YR583 genome:
- a CDS encoding stage II sporulation protein M, translating into MPPSVPSPAGSARAIDAPNFSTSRFRAEREADWIAFDLLLSRLEKKGSAALTSDELLQLPLLYRATLSSLSIARATSLDKALLDHLEALSIRGYFLVYGVRESRWNRLRRFFLYDWPAAVRSVWKETLVIALVILLGALTSYSLVSSSPEWYFNFVDEEMSGGRDPRATAEFLQSTLGHGKAAAASEGESGLHVFATYLFTHNSQVSILSFALGFAFGVPTMMLEYYQGIGLGAMMAVFSAKGLGYDFGGWLFIHGTTELFAAALSGAAGLRIGTAVVFPGARGRLQAAADAGRTAGKVMVGVILMLFAAGLLEGFGRQLITDTMLRYAIGSLMLLLWIGYYYIPRREDVT; encoded by the coding sequence ATCCCGCCGAGCGTCCCATCGCCCGCAGGTTCGGCCCGCGCGATCGATGCGCCGAATTTTTCGACCAGCCGCTTTCGCGCCGAGCGCGAGGCCGACTGGATCGCCTTCGACCTGCTGCTGTCCAGGCTGGAAAAAAAGGGATCGGCGGCGCTAACCAGCGACGAGTTGCTGCAACTGCCCTTGCTCTATCGCGCGACCCTGTCGTCGCTGTCGATCGCGCGCGCCACGAGCCTCGACAAGGCGCTGCTCGACCATCTCGAAGCCCTGTCGATCCGTGGCTATTTCCTCGTCTATGGCGTGCGCGAAAGCCGATGGAACCGCCTCCGCCGCTTCTTCCTCTATGACTGGCCCGCTGCGGTGCGATCGGTGTGGAAAGAGACGCTGGTCATCGCGCTGGTCATCCTGCTCGGCGCGCTGACGAGCTATTCGCTCGTTTCGAGCAGCCCCGAATGGTATTTCAACTTCGTCGACGAGGAGATGTCGGGCGGGCGCGACCCGCGCGCGACGGCCGAGTTCCTGCAATCGACGCTGGGCCACGGCAAGGCAGCGGCGGCGAGCGAGGGCGAGAGCGGGCTGCACGTCTTCGCCACCTATTTGTTCACCCACAACAGCCAGGTGTCGATCCTGAGCTTCGCGCTCGGCTTTGCCTTTGGCGTCCCGACGATGATGCTCGAATATTATCAGGGGATCGGGCTCGGCGCGATGATGGCGGTCTTCTCCGCCAAGGGGCTCGGCTATGATTTCGGCGGCTGGCTGTTCATCCACGGTACCACCGAGCTGTTCGCGGCGGCATTGTCGGGTGCCGCCGGCCTGCGGATCGGCACCGCAGTCGTCTTTCCCGGCGCGCGCGGACGGTTGCAGGCCGCGGCCGACGCCGGGCGCACCGCGGGCAAGGTGATGGTCGGCGTCATATTGATGCTGTTCGCCGCCGGGCTGCTCGAAGGCTTCGGACGCCAGCTGATTACCGATACGATGCTGCGCTATGCGATCGGATCGCTGATGCTGCTCCTGTGGATCGGCTATTATTATATCCCGCGGCGCGAGGATGTGACGTGA
- a CDS encoding RDD family protein, with translation MSTAAEANAKQRAARTKKTRQFITPEGVDLELKIAGSGLRLGALLIDMILIQCVLFLFWLIMLWVGVASRSDVTEVIWMLGAFLLRTFWFIGFELGSRAATPGKRMMGIRVVARDGGRLTADAVVARNLIRELEIFLPLMMLGVGVAEDAVSGWLVLAGVLWSLTLSLFLLFNRDRMRMGDLIAGTWVVMAQRAKLDADIGVDAAGEAMVFTDAELAVYGIFELQELERVLRGRDARAMREVADAIRAKIGRPLAEEDDVFLLSYYRQLKARLERKLLFGKRREDKYASD, from the coding sequence GTGAGCACTGCGGCAGAGGCGAATGCCAAACAGCGCGCGGCGCGCACGAAGAAAACGCGCCAGTTCATCACGCCCGAGGGCGTCGACCTGGAATTGAAGATCGCGGGATCGGGCCTGCGCCTTGGCGCGCTGCTGATCGACATGATCCTGATCCAGTGCGTCCTGTTCCTCTTCTGGCTGATCATGCTGTGGGTCGGCGTCGCCTCGCGGTCGGACGTCACCGAGGTCATCTGGATGCTCGGCGCCTTCCTGCTCCGCACCTTCTGGTTCATCGGGTTCGAACTGGGCTCGCGCGCGGCGACACCGGGCAAGCGAATGATGGGAATCCGTGTCGTCGCGCGCGATGGCGGCCGGCTCACCGCCGATGCGGTGGTCGCGCGCAACCTGATCCGCGAGCTCGAGATCTTTTTGCCGCTGATGATGCTCGGCGTGGGCGTCGCCGAAGATGCCGTGTCGGGCTGGCTCGTCCTTGCCGGAGTGCTCTGGTCGCTGACGCTCAGCCTGTTCCTGTTGTTCAACCGCGACCGGATGCGAATGGGCGACCTGATCGCGGGCACCTGGGTGGTGATGGCGCAGCGCGCCAAGCTCGACGCCGATATCGGGGTCGATGCCGCCGGCGAGGCGATGGTCTTTACCGATGCCGAACTCGCCGTGTATGGCATTTTCGAACTTCAGGAACTCGAACGCGTGCTGCGCGGGCGCGACGCGCGCGCGATGCGCGAGGTCGCCGACGCGATCCGCGCCAAGATCGGGCGCCCCCTCGCCGAAGAGGATGACGTGTTCCTGCTTTCCTACTACCGCCAATTGAAGGCCCGGCTCGAACGCAAATTGCTGTTCGGGAAACGGCGAGAGGATAAATATGCCAGCGACTGA
- a CDS encoding nitroreductase gives MPATDINVTKALHARRSVRAFTDRPVDPALLKEIFAAAQRAPSGGNLQPWQVTILTDEPWQAVKDAVAARIAMGREGQQPEYDIYPPELTEPWTDRRFGVGEALYASLGIPREDKRGRLARFMDNYRGFDAPVMLFLHTSRIMGPPQWSDMGMWLQSVMLLLVEHGLASCPQECWAMYGESVRRTIGLADGQILFTGLAIGYADMDAAVNQWPVPRAPLEDVIDWQGF, from the coding sequence ATGCCAGCGACTGACATCAACGTAACCAAGGCCCTGCACGCGCGCCGTTCGGTGCGCGCCTTTACCGACCGGCCGGTCGACCCCGCGCTGCTCAAGGAAATTTTCGCGGCGGCGCAGCGCGCGCCCTCGGGCGGCAACCTCCAGCCGTGGCAGGTGACGATACTCACTGACGAGCCTTGGCAGGCGGTAAAGGATGCGGTTGCTGCGCGGATCGCGATGGGGCGCGAAGGGCAGCAGCCCGAATATGACATCTACCCCCCCGAATTGACCGAACCCTGGACCGATCGCCGCTTCGGCGTCGGCGAGGCGCTCTACGCCTCGCTCGGCATCCCGCGCGAGGACAAGCGCGGCCGTCTGGCTCGGTTCATGGACAATTATCGGGGCTTCGACGCACCGGTGATGCTTTTCCTCCACACCTCGCGCATCATGGGGCCGCCGCAATGGTCGGACATGGGGATGTGGCTGCAATCGGTGATGCTGCTGCTCGTCGAACATGGCCTCGCCAGTTGCCCGCAGGAATGCTGGGCAATGTATGGCGAAAGCGTTCGCCGCACGATCGGGCTCGCCGACGGGCAGATTTTGTTCACCGGGCTCGCGATCGGCTATGCCGACATGGATGCGGCGGTGAACCAGTGGCCGGTGCCGCGCGCGCCGCTCGAAGACGTGATTGATTGGCAGGGATTTTAA
- the gyrB gene encoding DNA topoisomerase (ATP-hydrolyzing) subunit B → MTDTPENTAPVAPANQPNTNAYGADSIKVLKGLDAVRKRPGMYIGDTDDGSGLHHMVFEVSDNAIDEALAGHCDLVLITLNSDGSVSVEDNGRGIPTGIHAEEGISAAEVIMTQLHAGGKFENTSDDNAYKVSGGLHGVGVSVVNALSEWLELTIWRDGEEHWMRFEHGDSVAPLRVNGPAPAGKKGTRVTFQASTETFKNVLEFDFEKLEHRYRELAFLNSGVRIKLVDARHAEHVSHDLFYEGGIGAFVKYLDRNKNPLLPDPIAISSERDGIGIDVALEWNDSYYENVLCFTNNIPQRDGGTHLAAFRAALTRTLNGYGDKSGILKKEKVSLTGDDMREGLTAIVSVKLPDPKFSSQTKDKLVSSEVRQPLESLMADRMTEWLEENPAHAKAVIQKVIDAAAAREAAKKARELTRRKGAMDIASLPGKLADCQERDPSKCELFLVEGDSAGGSAKQGRDRHVQAILPLKGKILNVERARFDRIISSKEVGTLIQALGTGIRDEFNLEKLRYHKIVIMTDADVDGAHIRTLLLTFFYRQMPEIIESGHLYIAQPPLYKVAKGRSEVYLKDDNALENYLVDAGIDALLLETSGGARSGQDLRGLIDHGRRLRALMRYVPRSLNHGLVEALALTGALAPDLDTAGRHSAAATAATWLNAAERALTGGAEAVWTVEAVEGGGYSLERRWRGVSDHHAIDAGFLASQEARRMHKLAAEQADTYARPGRLVKATGAAVEVEIDGTDGEESDVPAATNAKANPVTRPSELLEAIFAHSRKGLAISRYKGLGEMNAEQLWETTLDPANRSLLRVEAEQADVAHEIFERLMGDEVEPRRDFIQTNALSVANLDV, encoded by the coding sequence ATGACGGACACCCCAGAAAATACGGCGCCGGTCGCGCCCGCCAATCAGCCCAACACCAACGCCTATGGCGCCGATTCGATCAAGGTTCTCAAGGGCCTCGACGCGGTGCGCAAACGCCCGGGCATGTATATCGGCGACACCGATGACGGGTCGGGCCTGCATCATATGGTGTTCGAGGTATCGGACAATGCGATCGACGAAGCCCTCGCAGGACATTGCGACCTTGTCCTGATCACGCTCAACAGCGACGGATCGGTCAGCGTCGAGGATAATGGCCGCGGTATTCCCACGGGCATCCACGCCGAGGAGGGCATTTCGGCGGCCGAGGTCATCATGACCCAGCTCCACGCGGGCGGGAAGTTCGAGAACACCAGCGACGACAATGCCTATAAGGTGTCGGGCGGCCTGCACGGCGTCGGCGTCAGCGTCGTCAACGCGCTGTCGGAATGGCTCGAACTCACGATCTGGCGCGATGGCGAAGAGCATTGGATGCGGTTTGAGCATGGCGATTCGGTCGCGCCGCTCAGGGTCAACGGTCCCGCGCCTGCGGGCAAGAAGGGCACGCGCGTGACCTTCCAGGCCTCGACCGAGACGTTCAAAAATGTCCTCGAATTCGATTTCGAGAAGCTCGAGCATCGCTACCGCGAGCTGGCGTTCCTCAACTCGGGCGTCCGCATCAAGCTGGTCGATGCGCGCCATGCCGAACATGTCAGCCACGACCTGTTCTACGAGGGCGGCATCGGGGCGTTCGTCAAATATCTCGATCGTAACAAAAATCCGCTGCTGCCCGATCCGATTGCGATCAGCAGCGAGCGCGACGGCATCGGCATCGATGTCGCGCTCGAGTGGAACGACAGCTATTATGAAAATGTTCTCTGCTTCACGAACAACATCCCGCAGCGCGACGGCGGCACCCACCTCGCCGCCTTCCGCGCGGCGCTGACGCGCACGCTCAACGGCTATGGCGACAAGTCGGGCATTCTCAAGAAGGAGAAGGTGTCACTGACCGGTGACGACATGCGCGAAGGGCTGACCGCGATCGTGTCGGTCAAACTGCCCGATCCGAAATTCAGCTCGCAAACCAAGGACAAGCTGGTCAGCAGCGAGGTCCGCCAGCCGCTCGAAAGCCTGATGGCCGACCGCATGACCGAATGGCTTGAGGAAAATCCCGCGCACGCCAAGGCGGTAATCCAGAAGGTGATCGACGCCGCCGCGGCGCGCGAAGCCGCGAAGAAGGCGCGCGAACTGACGCGGCGCAAGGGCGCGATGGATATCGCCAGCCTGCCCGGCAAGCTTGCCGACTGTCAGGAACGCGACCCCAGCAAGTGCGAATTGTTCCTCGTCGAGGGTGACTCGGCAGGTGGATCGGCGAAACAGGGCCGCGACCGGCATGTGCAGGCGATCCTGCCGCTGAAGGGCAAGATCCTGAACGTCGAGCGCGCGCGGTTCGACCGCATCATCTCGTCGAAGGAAGTCGGGACGTTGATCCAGGCGCTCGGCACGGGCATCCGCGACGAGTTCAACCTCGAAAAGCTGCGCTATCACAAGATCGTGATCATGACCGACGCCGACGTCGACGGCGCGCATATCCGTACCTTGCTGCTGACCTTCTTCTATCGCCAGATGCCCGAGATCATCGAGAGCGGGCATCTCTACATCGCGCAGCCGCCGTTGTACAAAGTCGCGAAGGGGCGGAGCGAGGTCTATCTCAAGGACGACAACGCGCTCGAAAACTACCTTGTCGATGCAGGCATCGATGCGCTGCTGCTCGAAACATCGGGCGGCGCGCGTTCGGGTCAGGATCTGCGCGGGCTGATTGATCATGGCCGGCGCCTGCGCGCGCTGATGCGCTATGTCCCGCGCAGCCTCAATCACGGGCTGGTCGAGGCGCTCGCGCTGACCGGCGCGCTCGCCCCCGATCTCGATACCGCCGGCCGCCACAGTGCCGCCGCGACTGCCGCCACCTGGCTCAACGCCGCCGAGCGCGCACTGACCGGCGGCGCCGAAGCGGTTTGGACCGTAGAAGCGGTCGAAGGCGGCGGCTATTCGCTCGAACGCCGCTGGCGCGGGGTCAGCGACCATCATGCGATCGACGCGGGTTTCCTTGCCAGCCAGGAAGCACGCCGGATGCACAAGCTCGCCGCCGAGCAAGCCGACACCTATGCCCGCCCGGGCCGCCTCGTGAAAGCGACCGGCGCGGCGGTCGAGGTCGAAATCGACGGGACCGATGGCGAAGAGAGCGACGTTCCGGCAGCGACGAACGCGAAGGCCAACCCGGTCACGCGCCCGTCCGAACTGCTCGAGGCGATCTTTGCGCACAGCCGCAAGGGGCTCGCGATCAGCCGCTACAAGGGGCTGGGCGAGATGAATGCCGAACAGCTCTGGGAAACCACGCTCGATCCTGCCAACCGCTCGCTGCTGCGCGTCGAGGCCGAACAGGCCGACGTCGCGCACGAAATCTTCGAACGATTGATGGGCGACGAGGTCGAACCGCGCCGCGATTTCATTCAGACGAACGCGCTGTCGGTGGCGAATCTCGACGTATAA
- a CDS encoding septal ring lytic transglycosylase RlpA family protein — translation MLIPLLLTVSAAAQEVEAIDQADQGVAEVDEATEIGGGMASYYGNELAGNRTASGERFDPAQLTAAHRTLPFGSMVRVTNTSNGDSVVVRINDRGPFSHGRVIDVSHAAAREIGMHRSGTARVKLALLSDD, via the coding sequence ATGCTGATACCGCTTTTGCTGACAGTTTCGGCAGCAGCGCAGGAAGTCGAAGCGATCGATCAAGCCGACCAGGGCGTCGCCGAAGTCGATGAAGCAACCGAAATCGGTGGCGGAATGGCGAGCTATTACGGCAACGAACTTGCCGGCAATCGTACCGCCAGCGGCGAACGTTTCGACCCCGCACAGCTTACCGCCGCGCACCGCACCCTGCCCTTTGGCAGCATGGTGCGCGTCACCAACACCTCGAACGGCGACAGCGTCGTGGTCCGCATCAACGATCGCGGTCCCTTTTCGCACGGCCGCGTGATCGACGTCAGCCATGCCGCGGCGCGCGAGATCGGTATGCACCGCAGCGGCACCGCCCGCGTGAAGCTGGCGCTGCTCAGCGACGACTGA
- a CDS encoding glutaminase — translation MTDDLKSHIDEAMTLAAAHLGKGRVADYIPALASIDPNKLGFALALPDGTVHSSGDADEPFSIQSVSKVFTLALALRRVGSSLWDSVGREPSGSAFNSIVQLESEQGIPRNPLINAGAIATTDRLIDGRSGDAAIDEIVDFMRARAGDDSVGIDFDVAFSESETGARNRSLAHFMDAFGNLTHPVESVVGVYFRQCAIAMSCRQLARAGLFLAMEGRDPLTGEQLVEPHRARRINAIMMLCGHYDNSGEFAFRVGLPGKSGVGGGILCIAPGQGSIAVWSPALNEAGTSLAGAVALEHFAYAAGWSVFD, via the coding sequence ATGACCGACGACCTCAAAAGCCATATCGACGAGGCGATGACGCTGGCGGCCGCGCATCTCGGCAAGGGCCGCGTCGCGGACTATATTCCGGCGCTCGCCAGCATCGATCCGAACAAGCTCGGCTTCGCGCTCGCGCTGCCCGATGGCACCGTCCACAGCTCGGGCGACGCCGACGAGCCTTTCTCGATCCAGTCGGTATCGAAGGTGTTCACGCTCGCCCTCGCGCTCCGCCGCGTCGGCAGCTCGCTGTGGGATAGTGTGGGACGCGAACCGTCGGGATCGGCGTTCAATTCGATCGTCCAGTTGGAAAGCGAGCAGGGCATCCCGCGCAACCCGCTGATCAACGCGGGTGCGATCGCGACGACCGACCGGCTGATCGACGGACGCAGCGGCGACGCGGCGATCGACGAGATCGTTGATTTCATGCGCGCCCGCGCGGGCGACGACAGCGTCGGGATCGACTTCGACGTCGCTTTTTCCGAATCCGAAACCGGCGCGCGCAATCGCAGCCTTGCGCATTTCATGGACGCCTTCGGCAACCTGACGCATCCGGTCGAATCGGTCGTCGGCGTCTATTTCCGCCAATGCGCGATCGCCATGTCGTGCCGCCAGCTCGCACGCGCCGGCCTGTTCCTCGCGATGGAAGGGCGCGACCCGCTGACCGGCGAACAACTGGTCGAACCGCACCGCGCGCGGCGCATCAACGCGATCATGATGCTGTGCGGCCATTACGACAATAGCGGCGAATTCGCGTTCCGCGTCGGTCTGCCGGGCAAGAGCGGCGTCGGCGGCGGCATTCTCTGCATCGCGCCGGGGCAGGGATCGATCGCGGTGTGGTCGCCCGCGCTCAACGAGGCGGGAACGTCACTCGCGGGTGCGGTCGCGCTCGAACATTTCGCCTATGCGGCGGGGTGGTCGGTGTTCGACTGA
- a CDS encoding VOC family protein, with protein MADHPRSKGLSSAICYKDAKAAFRWLEKAFGFEPTFVLLDEGGNLAHSEMEYGNSSIMIGNEWSDDHRSPANLGGKNTQTVHVQLGQGEDIDAHCDHARAAGADIIAEPETQFYGDRTYRAKDTEGHIWTFGVTVEEKSADEWDAEGGFTTKTRLDD; from the coding sequence ATGGCCGACCATCCGCGATCCAAAGGGCTTTCGAGCGCGATCTGCTACAAGGACGCAAAGGCCGCGTTCCGCTGGCTCGAGAAGGCGTTCGGGTTCGAACCGACCTTCGTACTGCTCGATGAGGGCGGCAATCTGGCGCATAGCGAGATGGAATATGGCAATTCGTCGATCATGATCGGCAATGAATGGTCGGACGATCATCGCAGCCCCGCGAACCTTGGCGGCAAGAATACGCAAACGGTGCATGTGCAGTTGGGGCAGGGCGAGGATATCGACGCCCATTGCGACCATGCGCGCGCGGCGGGAGCGGACATCATCGCCGAGCCCGAAACGCAGTTCTATGGCGACCGCACCTACCGCGCGAAAGATACCGAGGGTCATATCTGGACCTTTGGCGTCACGGTCGAGGAGAAGAGCGCCGACGAATGGGACGCCGAGGGCGGTTTCACGACCAAGACGCGGCTCGACGATTGA
- a CDS encoding ArsR/SmtB family transcription factor gives MSAAVDRTLAALADPVRRRAVELLGQRPRSAGELAGELGLAPPAMSRHLRALKEGGLVEDGHPAFDARVRIYSLKDGATDGLKHWLAETEALWMHQLAAFKAHVESEK, from the coding sequence TTGAGCGCTGCAGTCGATCGCACGCTCGCCGCGCTTGCCGACCCCGTCCGGCGGCGCGCAGTCGAACTGCTCGGCCAGCGGCCGCGCAGCGCGGGCGAGCTGGCGGGTGAACTTGGGCTCGCTCCGCCCGCGATGAGCCGGCATCTGCGCGCACTCAAGGAGGGCGGGCTGGTCGAGGACGGGCACCCGGCGTTCGACGCGCGCGTGCGTATTTATAGCCTGAAGGACGGGGCGACCGACGGGCTGAAGCACTGGCTCGCCGAGACCGAGGCATTATGGATGCACCAGCTTGCCGCCTTCAAAGCGCATGTCGAGAGCGAGAAATGA
- a CDS encoding SRPBCC domain-containing protein: MTAAVIVALRVPATPEAAFTAFTRDIGTWWKSHPLFQLSREGDGVLRFDPAGPDGRLVTRFDDGREWEIGPVRHWLPGERLAFGWRLPSFKTDQATEVDIRFEAIGAETRVTVEHRGWDAIPQSHVARHGFDLMLFQRRLGEFWRGLLKAMEAAM; this comes from the coding sequence ATGACCGCCGCCGTGATCGTCGCGCTGCGCGTCCCCGCGACGCCCGAGGCAGCATTCACCGCCTTCACGCGCGACATCGGGACATGGTGGAAAAGCCACCCGCTGTTCCAGCTTTCGCGTGAGGGTGACGGCGTGCTGCGTTTCGACCCCGCGGGGCCGGACGGGCGACTCGTCACGCGCTTCGACGACGGCCGGGAATGGGAAATCGGCCCGGTGCGCCACTGGCTGCCGGGCGAACGGCTGGCGTTCGGGTGGCGGCTGCCGAGCTTCAAGACCGATCAGGCGACCGAGGTCGATATACGCTTCGAGGCGATAGGCGCCGAGACGCGCGTGACGGTCGAACATCGCGGCTGGGATGCCATCCCGCAAAGCCATGTCGCGCGGCATGGCTTCGATCTGATGTTGTTCCAGCGGCGACTGGGGGAGTTTTGGCGGGGGTTGCTGAAGGCAATGGAAGCGGCGATGTGA
- a CDS encoding ligase-associated DNA damage response DEXH box helicase, producing the protein MSLPAPFAEWFAARGWRFRRHQADMLAAGQRGEHALLVAATGAGKTLSGFLPSLVNLAENPSDRLHTLYVSPLKALAADVERNLLGPIAEMGLDISIESRSGDTSSDKKARQRSRPPNILLTTPESLSLLLSYPDSFTMFAELKTVVIDEIHAFAPGKRGDLLGLAMARLQKIAPGLRRVGLSATIADPVQYAGWLAPDADARAVTIVEGEAGADPDIAILLPEGAVPWAGHSGRYAVHQVMEVIAANRTTIIFCNTRGLAELIFQELWKVNDLSLPIAIHHGSLDREARQRAEAAMAEGRLRALVATSSLDLGLDWGNVDCVIQMGAPKGSSRLLQRIGRANHRLDEPSKALIVPGNRFEYLEAQAALDAVDDGERDADRFRPGALDVLAQHVMALACAAPFREDELLAEIRSAAPYQWIDAETFARLLGFVRDGGYALKSYDRFRRLAPDGQGGWRIAHPRLAAQHRLNAGIIVDAPTLDVRFRNGRRLGSVEEYFASTLVTGDTFAFAGLSLEVESIRDTDIYVRATTRPARIPSYVGARMALTTRLADRVRGFLADPASWQRFPEDVRFWLEMQQLRSVLPRPGELLVETFPHEGHHYLVAYPFEGWNAHQSLGMLITKRMERAGMQPLGFVASDYALAIWSLRPVEHPENLFDAEILSDEFVEWVENSHLLKRAFREVAVIGGLIERQHPGKRKTGKQVTFSTDLIFDVLRKYEPDHLLLEAAWADARERLTDVARLGDLLDRAAGTMLHKTLERISPLAIPVLVLIGRENVAAADIDDALLGELADTLAEQAMRLDE; encoded by the coding sequence ATGTCCCTCCCCGCCCCCTTTGCCGAATGGTTTGCCGCGCGCGGGTGGCGCTTCAGGCGGCATCAGGCCGATATGCTCGCGGCGGGGCAGCGCGGTGAGCATGCGCTGCTCGTCGCGGCGACGGGGGCGGGCAAGACATTGTCGGGTTTCCTGCCGAGCCTCGTCAATCTTGCCGAGAATCCCTCCGACCGGCTGCACACGCTCTACGTCTCGCCGCTGAAAGCGCTCGCCGCCGACGTCGAGCGCAATTTGCTCGGCCCGATCGCCGAGATGGGGCTCGACATCAGCATCGAGAGCCGCAGCGGCGATACGAGTTCGGACAAGAAAGCGCGCCAGCGGAGCCGGCCGCCAAACATCCTGCTGACGACGCCCGAATCGCTGTCGCTCCTGCTGTCCTATCCCGACAGTTTCACGATGTTCGCCGAACTGAAAACCGTGGTGATCGACGAAATCCATGCCTTTGCGCCGGGCAAGCGCGGCGACCTGCTCGGCCTCGCGATGGCGCGGCTCCAGAAGATCGCTCCCGGGCTTCGCCGCGTCGGCCTGTCGGCGACGATCGCCGATCCGGTGCAATATGCGGGCTGGCTCGCGCCCGACGCCGACGCGCGCGCGGTGACGATCGTCGAGGGCGAGGCGGGCGCCGATCCCGATATCGCGATATTGCTGCCCGAGGGAGCGGTGCCATGGGCGGGTCATTCGGGCCGCTACGCGGTACATCAGGTGATGGAGGTGATCGCGGCGAACCGCACCACGATCATCTTTTGCAACACGCGCGGGCTCGCCGAGCTGATCTTTCAGGAGCTCTGGAAGGTCAACGACCTGTCGCTGCCGATCGCGATCCACCACGGCAGCCTCGACCGCGAGGCCCGCCAGCGTGCCGAGGCCGCGATGGCCGAAGGGCGGCTACGCGCGCTCGTCGCGACATCGAGCCTCGACCTCGGGCTCGACTGGGGCAACGTCGATTGCGTGATCCAGATGGGGGCGCCCAAAGGATCGTCACGGCTGTTGCAGCGGATCGGGCGCGCCAACCACCGGCTCGACGAGCCGAGCAAGGCGCTGATCGTGCCCGGCAACCGCTTCGAATATCTGGAGGCGCAGGCGGCGCTCGACGCGGTCGATGACGGCGAGCGCGATGCCGACCGCTTCCGCCCCGGCGCGCTCGACGTGCTGGCGCAACATGTGATGGCGCTCGCCTGCGCCGCGCCGTTCAGGGAGGATGAGCTGCTCGCCGAAATCCGGAGCGCTGCACCCTATCAGTGGATCGATGCCGAGACCTTTGCCCGCCTGCTCGGCTTCGTGCGCGACGGGGGCTATGCGCTCAAAAGCTACGACCGTTTCCGCCGGCTCGCGCCCGACGGACAGGGCGGGTGGCGGATCGCGCACCCCCGGCTCGCGGCGCAACACCGGCTCAACGCCGGGATCATCGTCGATGCGCCGACGCTCGACGTGCGGTTCAGGAACGGACGCCGGCTTGGCAGCGTCGAGGAATATTTCGCGAGCACGCTGGTGACCGGCGACACCTTTGCCTTCGCGGGACTCAGCCTCGAGGTGGAATCGATCCGCGACACCGACATTTATGTTCGCGCGACGACACGGCCCGCGCGCATACCCTCTTATGTCGGCGCGCGCATGGCGCTGACGACGCGGCTTGCCGACCGGGTGCGCGGCTTCCTCGCCGATCCGGCGAGCTGGCAGCGCTTTCCCGAGGACGTCCGTTTCTGGCTGGAGATGCAGCAACTCCGGTCGGTGCTGCCGCGCCCCGGCGAGCTGCTGGTCGAAACCTTCCCGCACGAGGGCCATCATTATCTGGTCGCCTATCCATTCGAGGGATGGAATGCGCACCAGTCGCTCGGCATGCTGATCACCAAGCGTATGGAACGCGCGGGAATGCAACCTTTGGGCTTCGTGGCGTCGGACTATGCGCTGGCGATCTGGTCGCTGCGCCCCGTCGAGCATCCCGAAAACCTGTTCGACGCCGAGATATTATCCGACGAATTCGTCGAATGGGTCGAGAATTCGCACCTGTTGAAGCGCGCCTTTCGCGAGGTCGCGGTGATCGGCGGCCTGATCGAGCGCCAGCATCCGGGCAAACGCAAGACGGGCAAACAGGTGACCTTTTCGACCGACCTCATCTTCGACGTGCTGCGCAAATATGAGCCCGACCATCTGCTGCTCGAAGCCGCCTGGGCCGATGCACGCGAGCGGCTGACCGACGTCGCGCGACTGGGCGATCTGCTCGACCGCGCGGCGGGGACGATGCTCCACAAGACGCTCGAGCGGATCAGCCCGCTGGCGATCCCCGTGCTGGTGCTGATCGGGCGCGAAAATGTCGCCGCGGCCGATATCGACGATGCGTTGCTGGGCGAGCTGGCCGACACACTCGCCGAACAGGCGATGCGCCTCGACGAGTGA